From the genome of Papaver somniferum cultivar HN1 chromosome 2, ASM357369v1, whole genome shotgun sequence, one region includes:
- the LOC113348482 gene encoding uncharacterized protein LOC113348482 — protein sequence MVNKMNNMKRKSREENIYESDRLQQKTQQTFVLAYPCHYAHGSVGAILTKFQKSDLKIIEMRCMDVTRNFAQKHVRNIGWDPEAYEDNVPYGNWANYIASNPVVAMIVEGKGARDKVHELISEKQHPFWRDEGATGYTSSSPDQAKIDIGTWFRSIDLEKEMRNSKRVVSVLPDNVHGPVHEIEQTFRNIYEDVTKLPPLVFHMCVLLINPLAFQRCCAGQVLDAIQANCSSIRGIKLVRKADYPSNLWPTHSAPSDYGIAVVVCDLKPSLTITHENPDSKYINYIKGEFIIGSNYIHQSEPGKEVLEHATKIFKSGFSVWAYLNGFDLGGYISEVSLVGLVE from the exons ATGGTCAACAAGATGAACAACATGAAGCGAAAGTCTAGAGAAGAAAACATTTATGAATCAGATCGTCTGCAGCAAAAGACGCAACAGACTTTTGTCTTGGCCTATCCTTGTCACTACGCCCATGGCTCTGTGGGTGCTATCTTGACCAAATTTCAAAAATCagatttgaaaattatag aGATGAGGTGTATGGATGTGACTCGAAATTTCGCTCAGAAGCACGTCCGTAATATTGGATGGGATCCTGAGGCTTATGAAGATAATGTACCCTATGGGAACTGGGCCAACTACATAGCTTCGAACCCTGTCGTTGCTATGATTGTGGAGGGGAAAGGCGCTAgggataaagttcatgaattaatATCCGAAAAGCAACATCCCTTTTGGCGTGACGA GGGAGCGACGGGTTACACCAGCAGTTCACCTGATCAAGCTAAAATAGATATTGGTACCTGGTTCCGTTCCATcgacttagaaaaagaaatgaGAAACAGTAAAAGGGTGGTGTCTGTGCTTCCTGATAATGTACATGGCCCAGTGCACGAAATTGAACAAACATTTCGGAATATATACGAAGATGTTACAAAATTACCACC ACTGGTTTTCCATATGTGTGTCCTCTTAATCAACCCTTTGGCTTTCCAAAGGTGTTGTGCTGGTCAAGTTTTGGATGCCATTCAGGCCAACTGTTCTAGCATAAGAG GCATAAAGCTCGTGAGAAAGGCtgactatcctagcaatttatgGCCTACTCATTCTGCTCCCTCTGACTATGGTATTGCCGTTGTTGTTTGCGATCTCAAACCAAGCTTAACAATCACGCACGAGAATCCAGATAGCAAGTATATTAACTACATTAAAGGCGAGTTTATAATCGGAAG CAACTACATTCACCAAAGCGAGCCGGGGAAGGAGGTGTTGGAACATGCTACCAAAATTTTCAAATCTGGTTTCAGTGTTTGGGCATATCTGAATGGGTTTGACTTGGGTGGCTATATATCTGAGGTATCCTTAGTTGGTCTCGTGGAGTAA